The sequence below is a genomic window from Paenibacillus sp. DCT19.
TCATCCTTTTTCAGATCAATGGTGGCTACGTTACGCACACTCTTCACGGAAAGAGACTGTTCTGCAAGCGTCGCGAGAACCTCCTGCTCCAATTCTTCCAAGGATGTTCCACGGTTGCAGCCCATGCCTAGCACTAGACTTTTGGGACGATACAATACACCGTTGCTCATGAATCGCTGTTGTTCATCATCAGTAAGCAATCGATCACTAATCACGAGTGCCGCATTGAAGGCAAACGCCTCTGTCTCCGCCATGCTACCAAAAACGCGAATATGATCAGGGACTGGCTTATCGTATTTCCACCAATTTCGCTCTCCCGTCTCCTGAATCAGCGCAACTGGCTCCTCATTCACAACCGCTGCACTCACGGGCGTAGCCTTATCGAAGCTATCTACTGTCCAGCCCAGCTCACGACCAAACAGATCCACCGGGATTGTCCCCTGCACATCCGAGGCCGTCGTGATCACCGGACGTGCGCCAAGCACCTCTGCCACCTGGCGGGTCAACTCATTGGCACCGCCTAAATGACCGGACAACACGCTGATAACATGTTCTCCGCGATCATCAATGACCAGAACAGCCGGATCCACCTTTTTGTCCACTAATAGCGGCGCAATCATGCGTACCACGGCACCTAGAGATATGAATAAAATAATGCCATTATAGCGTTTGAACAAGTCCGGCAGAATCAGCTTCACGGAGCCCTCGAACATGTTGTAGCCAAGCTGCTGCTCATCTCCACGGGCGAACTTCGTCATATAATAAACATCCGTCCCCGGGAATTGTCCAGCCATGTTGCGTACCATCTCAACCCCATGCTTGGTGATGGCTACCGCTGCATATGGATTACTCACCAGACTTCACTCCTTTGCGGTACCCATGGGTGAAGGATTTGTCATACAGCTTGGAGCGATGCGCATCCCGATTCACAAGGTCTGGATCAAGCGCCCAGCCAGCGAGAATCATCGCATGCATTGTAATGCCTGCGGCACGCAAGTCCGCGGCAAGATTAGCTAGCGTTGTACGCACAATTTTCTGATCTGGCCACGTGGCACGCTGCACCACCGCAACCGGTGTATCTTCACTCCAGCCTGCGGCGAGGAATTCAACGACAACTTTTTTGGCAAGTGTAGCACTGAGGAACAACGCAACGGTACAGTGGTGCGATGCGAGGTCACGCAGCTTCTCCCGTTCTGGTACAGGCGTGCGTCCTTCCGCGCGAGTCAGAATAACGGTCTGGGTCAGCTCAGGCACAGTCAGTTCTGCCCCTAATGCGGCTGCCGAAGCAAATACCGAGCTGACGCCTGGAATAATCTCATAGTCCACACCTTGCTGCTTGAGCAATACCATCTGCTCTAAGATTGCCCCGTACATCGCCGGGTCGCCTGTATGTACGCGAGCTACACTGCGCCCATTGCGCGTTGCCTCCGTCATCAGCTCGACTTGGCGCTCCAGATCCATGCCTGAGCTTTGCAACACTTCCGCTTCCGGCTTCGCCGTAGCAATGAGCTCATCATTCACGAGTGAATCGGTGTAGAGCACC
It includes:
- the cobM gene encoding precorrin-4 C(11)-methyltransferase codes for the protein MKTLEPKVYIVGAGPGDPELITVKGSNILRSADLVLYTDSLVNDELIATAKPEAEVLQSSGMDLERQVELMTEATRNGRSVARVHTGDPAMYGAILEQMVLLKQQGVDYEIIPGVSSVFASAAALGAELTVPELTQTVILTRAEGRTPVPEREKLRDLASHHCTVALFLSATLAKKVVVEFLAAGWSEDTPVAVVQRATWPDQKIVRTTLANLAADLRAAGITMHAMILAGWALDPDLVNRDAHRSKLYDKSFTHGYRKGVKSGE
- a CDS encoding cobalt-precorrin 5A hydrolase yields the protein MSNPYAAVAITKHGVEMVRNMAGQFPGTDVYYMTKFARGDEQQLGYNMFEGSVKLILPDLFKRYNGIILFISLGAVVRMIAPLLVDKKVDPAVLVIDDRGEHVISVLSGHLGGANELTRQVAEVLGARPVITTASDVQGTIPVDLFGRELGWTVDSFDKATPVSAAVVNEEPVALIQETGERNWWKYDKPVPDHIRVFGSMAETEAFAFNAALVISDRLLTDDEQQRFMSNGVLYRPKSLVLGMGCNRGTSLEELEQEVLATLAEQSLSVKSVRNVATIDLKKDEEGLLALCQKYGWELVTYSPAELNTVTLPNPSETVFKYTGAYGVSEPAALLSSGADHWLLEKKKSGNLTISIARIPFKH